From one Triticum aestivum cultivar Chinese Spring chromosome 4B, IWGSC CS RefSeq v2.1, whole genome shotgun sequence genomic stretch:
- the LOC123090703 gene encoding uncharacterized protein C6C3.02c, translated as MARRSGGGRSSRPAPRAAPVRNPPAPARQAPPPATTQSSGGGIMSGIGSTIAQGMAFGTGSAMAHRAVDAVMGPRTIQHETVVGEAAASMTPMDNAADDKCGNPSKAFQDCINHYGSDISKCQFYLDMLNECRRGGAGAGATL; from the exons GAAGATCTTCCCGCCCTGCTCCACGTGCTGCTCCAGTGAGAAACCCACCAGCGCCAG CCCGTCAAGCTCCTCCACCTGCTACTACCCAGAGCAGCGGTGGTGGTATCATGAGCGGAATTGGGTCCACTATTGCTCAGG GCATGGCTTTTGGTACTGGCAGTGCTATGGCGCACAGGGCTGTTGATGCTGTGATGGGTCCCCGTACCATTCAGCATGAGACTGTTGTCGGTGAGGCTGCTGCATCTATGACTCCAATGGACAACGCTGCTGATGACAAGTGTGGCAACCCTTCCAAGGCCTTCCAAGAT TGCATCAACCACTACGGCAGCGACATCAGCAAGTGCCAGTTCTACCTCGACATGCTGAACGAGTGCCGCCGTGGAGGAGCAGGAGCTGGTGCAACTCTTTAA